In Holophagales bacterium, the DNA window GCGTCGACGGCGGCGACGACGTCCCGGGACGGGGCGGGAAGGCTCATCAGGAACCGGACGATCCCGACGCTCTCGGCCGACGCGAGGGCGACGGGCTCGAACGTGCGCGCCGGACGCGGGGCGAGGGTCTCTGCGTCGTGCTGGGCGCCCCAGGCCGTGCGATTCCCACGCGTGACGATCTGCGAGGCGAGGATCGCGGAGGTGCCCTTCTCGACTGCACGGGCGGCCCGTGCGCGGCGGTCGCCATCGACGAACGCGAACGGCTCACGGCCCTGGGCGACGTCGAGGAGGAGGGCGAGGACCCCGGCCATTGCGCCGTCGTTGAACGTGAGATGCCGTGAGTAGTCGCTGCGCAGAGGGAAGAACTGAGGCCACCCGCCGTTCGGATACTGCGCGGCGAGGAGGAAGTCGATCCCGTCGAACGCCCCCTTCCGGAAGCGCTCGTCCCGCGCGGCGGCGAAGAGACGGGCGAGGAAACGGACCTGGGTGTACGTCGCCCCGTTGTCGATCGTCGTGTCCGCGCCCGCCCGGTGACGCAGGAGCGCCTCCCGTTCGCGAGGCGAGAGAGCCCGGGTCATCTCGACGTTCTTCGGCCAGCCGCCGTTCGAGCGCTGGAAGAGGAGAAGGCTCTCTCCGATCCGCGCCGCCTCGGCCGTCGAGAACCAGGCCGTGGGCCGCTCGAGGAGCGGAAGGAGCGAGCGGACACCGGAGATGCCCCTGTCCTTTCCCTCCGCGGCCCCGTCGGGAATCGAGTCGCCGGCCTCCTGCGACGGCCTGCCGGCAACAGGGGTCGAATCCGCTCCCGCGGCAGGTGCGCCGGCCGGATGGAACGCGACGGCCAGGTCGGGGATCACCCGGCCGAGCTCCTCGGCGACGAGGCCGCCGAACACGGCGCTCCCCTGCGCGGAGAGGTGCGTCCGGTCGAGGGTGCCGTCCTCCTTCGGGACGCCGAGCGCGGCGACCTCCGCCGGGCTCATCGCGTCGACCGCCTCGATGGAGAGCCGGTGGAGGTCCAGGAGCGGGACACGCCCCTCGAGAGCGACGGCGCGGACGGCGTCGGCGTAGAAGCCGAGGTCCGACCGGACACAGCCCGCCTCGTCGACGTATCGCCGCGTGAGCGGCGTCAGGAGGACAGGGCGCGCTCCGGCGGCCCGAGCCTCGTCGACCATCCGGGTCAGGTTCTTGCGGTAGGTCGTGAACGCGTCCGTCTCCCTCTCGGGCCCCTTTCCGGGTGCATCGTTGTGGCCGAACTGGACCAGGACGACGTCGGGCCCTTCGGCGAGGACCTTCTCCCAGTGACCCTCCTCGACGAAGCTCTTCGTGCTCCGCCCGCCGCGGGCGTGATTCGCGCACGTGGCACCGGCGCCCAGCAGGGAGGCGAATCCGGTTCCCCAGCCCTGTCGCTCGGTAACGGTGGAGTCGCCCGCGAGGGCGATCCGGAACGGGCGAGCGCTGGTGGTGAAGACCCACGTCTCGCCGCGGACCCTTCCCTCGGGCCCGATCGCGTCGACGCGCCACGCGTAGCGCGTACCGGCGGCGAGCGGGCCGGCCTTCCAGCCCGTCGTCCCCGCGTCGAGCCGCACCGCTCGCGGCGGTTCGCTCCCCGGGCCGAAGAAGAGCTCGTATGCCGTCGCCCCGCGTGCCGCGACCCAACGGAGCATCGTGCCGAAGAGCGGGACATCCTTCGCTCCGTCGTGCGGCCGCGGGACTGCGGCGAACGGGAGGACCGCGGGCATCGTGCCCTCCGGGTCCCACTGCCCGCAGAAGGTCCACTCCGGCGTGAGCTCGGCCGGAGTCGGAGAGAAGTCGGCGTCCTGCAGGTTGTCGGCGAACCAGGGGCGATCGCCGTCGTCTCCGCGGCAGCCGTGGAAGAAGGCCCGTGGCTCCCACGCATACGACTCGGGCGCGGAGGGCTGGTAGACGGGCAGGTCGGCCATCGCTCCCGAGAAGGCGCAGTCGAGGAGGTAGAACTGCCCGTCGCGATTGTTGCGCCCGAGCGGAAACCCGGGATCGCCGTCGAAGCGCGAGGCGCGGACGACGAAGCGGTGGTCGCGGTCCTTGCTCCCGTCGTGCCAGATCGCGGCGGTCAGGTTGTGCGCGACGAATCGGCTGTTCGTGACGAAGCTCGATCCGCGCGGGCAGACGAAGTCGACCCAACCCTCGAAGGTGCAGTACGCGTGGTAGGTCATCCCCGTGAAGGCGTTCCAGAGGCTCACCGTGTCGCCGCCGTCCGCGAGGACGTTCGCGTGGAGCAGGACGATACGCGTCGCGTTCCCGCCCGACCGGATCGCGAACTGATGGTCGTGGTCGCCGTGACGTGACCCGAAGTCGTTTCGGATCGTCAGGTTCGCGAGGATCAGGTCGGTCACGTCGTCGCCGACGTTCACGACGGCGGCCCCCCAGTCGTCCGGGTGCGTCGCGCGCCACTCGCGGCGGAGCTGGGCGAACTCGATCCGCGTCGCCTCGCGGTCCTCCCCGACGATCGCGACCCGGCTCTTCCTCACGAAGAGCTTCTCGCGGTAGACGCCCTTCCTCACGAGGACGACGCGAGTACGGATGGCCGAGGCGGGAAGGGCGTCGAGAGCGCCCTGGACGGTCGTGAAGTCGCCGCTCCCGTCCTCTGCGACGACGAGGTCGACCCCGGCGGGACGGGTTCGCGCGGGCGCGTCGCTCGCGGTCCGGGCTGCGATTGCGACGGGCGAGGTCGCGACGAAGAGGCCGATCGCCCCGGCCAGGACGACCCCGAGCGCCGCCGAGGGAGGTCCGGTCTGAAGCCGCGCGCGCATTCTCACTCCACCCGGAACCAGTCGACGTCGGTGAAGTCCGTCGGGGCGGGGTGTTCCAGCGGTGACGTGAAGAGGGCGAGCCGCGCCCCCACCCACGCCGCCTCGCGCGCGACGACCTCCCCGCCGATCGGCGTGAAGAGCGTCCCGTCCTCGCTCGTGGCGAAGCGCAGGCGGGCGCCGGTCTCGACCGTGACGCGAAGGTGCAGGCGGCCGGAACGGACGGAGCGGCGCGCGACGACGCGCTCTGATCCGCCTTCGAGAACGTCGACGCCCGAGGAGAAGACGGCCTCCCACCCGTCCGCCGTCCGGGCGACGGCGACGAACGCCGTGTCGCGCCCGAGGACGGCCAGGCCGCTCGCGGCCCCTGGCGTCTCGCCGCGGAGCTCGACGAGGGTTGTGGCGACGAGCCGCTCGGCGGAGAGGCGCGTGCGGAGGACGTTCGGCTGGTGGGCGAGCGCGGCCGGAGCGTTCGCCACGCGGGAGGCCGGGAAGAGCCGGAGCGCACCCGAACGCGCCGCCAGCGAGGACCAGCCGGGCGAGGGGTTGGCGTTCCACGCCCACATGGGGGAGAGCGCGGGGCCGTCGAACTCGTCCGAGACCTGAGGACTTGCGGGAGTCGCCGGGATCGCAGCATGCCCGCGACGTCCGGCGTCCGGCCGGGGGTGGACGAGAACGGGCTGGCCCTTCCCGTCGCCGTCGGGGTCCTCGCCGATCACCGGCCAGCCGTCCCGCCAGGCCACCGGCTGGAGGTGGGTGATGCGCCCGTACGGCCCGCGGTCCTGGAAGTGGACGAACCACCACTCGCCCGAGGGGGTGTCGACGAGACCCCCCTGGTGCGGACCGTTGACGGGCGTTCCGCCCTGGTCGAGGACGATCCGCTCCTCGAAGGGCCCGAGGACGCTCTTCGACCGCAGTACCGTCTGCCAGCCGCTCTTCACGCCGCCGGCCGGGGCGAAGAGGTAGACCCACTCGCCGCGCCGGTAGAGCTTCGGCCCCTCGATCGTCGGGTGGCGGGTGCCGCCGTCGAAGACCTTCACCCCGTCGTCGACGACGGAGAGCCCGTCGGTCGAGAGCCGGTTGACGGTCAGGATTCCGTTGAATCCCGCGCGGCTCTTTGCCCAGGCGTGGACGAGCCAGAGGGAACCGTCGGTGTCGCGGAACGGGCACGGGTCGATCCAACCGCGCGCGTCCTTCACGAGGCGGAGCGGCTCCCACGGGCCGCGGGGGTCGCGGGCCCGGGTGGTGAAGATCCCGAGGTCGGGGTCTCCGTACCAGACCTGGAACCAGCCGTCGTCGTACCT includes these proteins:
- the pelA gene encoding pectate lyase, whose protein sequence is MRARLQTGPPSAALGVVLAGAIGLFVATSPVAIAARTASDAPARTRPAGVDLVVAEDGSGDFTTVQGALDALPASAIRTRVVLVRKGVYREKLFVRKSRVAIVGEDREATRIEFAQLRREWRATHPDDWGAAVVNVGDDVTDLILANLTIRNDFGSRHGDHDHQFAIRSGGNATRIVLLHANVLADGGDTVSLWNAFTGMTYHAYCTFEGWVDFVCPRGSSFVTNSRFVAHNLTAAIWHDGSKDRDHRFVVRASRFDGDPGFPLGRNNRDGQFYLLDCAFSGAMADLPVYQPSAPESYAWEPRAFFHGCRGDDGDRPWFADNLQDADFSPTPAELTPEWTFCGQWDPEGTMPAVLPFAAVPRPHDGAKDVPLFGTMLRWVAARGATAYELFFGPGSEPPRAVRLDAGTTGWKAGPLAAGTRYAWRVDAIGPEGRVRGETWVFTTSARPFRIALAGDSTVTERQGWGTGFASLLGAGATCANHARGGRSTKSFVEEGHWEKVLAEGPDVVLVQFGHNDAPGKGPERETDAFTTYRKNLTRMVDEARAAGARPVLLTPLTRRYVDEAGCVRSDLGFYADAVRAVALEGRVPLLDLHRLSIEAVDAMSPAEVAALGVPKEDGTLDRTHLSAQGSAVFGGLVAEELGRVIPDLAVAFHPAGAPAAGADSTPVAGRPSQEAGDSIPDGAAEGKDRGISGVRSLLPLLERPTAWFSTAEAARIGESLLLFQRSNGGWPKNVEMTRALSPREREALLRHRAGADTTIDNGATYTQVRFLARLFAAARDERFRKGAFDGIDFLLAAQYPNGGWPQFFPLRSDYSRHLTFNDGAMAGVLALLLDVAQGREPFAFVDGDRRARAARAVEKGTSAILASQIVTRGNRTAWGAQHDAETLAPRPARTFEPVALASAESVGIVRFLMSLPAPSRDVVAAVDAAVAWLRSVRIDGLRVERRGATSHPGGVDVVATPDPAAPPVWARFYEIGTNRPLFCGRDGVVRWSLAEIEHERRTGYAWYVDAPAALLAKDYPAWKAKHAMEAPR
- a CDS encoding glycoside hydrolase 43 family protein, whose translation is MRSGATPASFPTGESHRGRLLLWVAAGFLLGAALALLADPPKESSSAPPPAAKPASADGRVDRTFRNPILFADWSDPDVLRVGDDYWLVASSFHEVPGLPILHSKDLVRWTVAGHAAPRLPSPRYDVPRHGGGVWAPSIRYDDGWFQVWYGDPDLGIFTTRARDPRGPWEPLRLVKDARGWIDPCPFRDTDGSLWLVHAWAKSRAGFNGILTVNRLSTDGLSVVDDGVKVFDGGTRHPTIEGPKLYRRGEWVYLFAPAGGVKSGWQTVLRSKSVLGPFEERIVLDQGGTPVNGPHQGGLVDTPSGEWWFVHFQDRGPYGRITHLQPVAWRDGWPVIGEDPDGDGKGQPVLVHPRPDAGRRGHAAIPATPASPQVSDEFDGPALSPMWAWNANPSPGWSSLAARSGALRLFPASRVANAPAALAHQPNVLRTRLSAERLVATTLVELRGETPGAASGLAVLGRDTAFVAVARTADGWEAVFSSGVDVLEGGSERVVARRSVRSGRLHLRVTVETGARLRFATSEDGTLFTPIGGEVVAREAAWVGARLALFTSPLEHPAPTDFTDVDWFRVE